One Rosa chinensis cultivar Old Blush chromosome 5, RchiOBHm-V2, whole genome shotgun sequence genomic region harbors:
- the LOC112163690 gene encoding protein DOWN-REGULATED IN DIF1 11-like: MAGPSRCHLLVIFLLQVTSNAFATPTREGPANLKDCERQFTEKCGIEVGNSIFNNGFLSDDCCRDLVKLGKPCHDTFLNTSLVALHLSANKAQTLAKGEQIWTECVAIDNSDKHETKPVKECLEKFPLSAERK; this comes from the coding sequence atggccggaccaAGCAGGTGCCatcttttggtgatttttctcttgcaggtgacatcaaatgcttttgcaaCCCCAACACGGGAGGGGCCAGCAAATCTTAAAGACTGTGAAAGACAGTTCACTGAAAAGTGCGGGATCGAAGTAGGAAACAGCATTTTCAATAATGGATTTTTGAGTGATGATTGTTGTCGAGATCTTGTAAAGTTGGGTAAACCATGCCACGATACCTTCCTCAACACGTCCCTTGTGGCACTTCATCTTAGTGCAAACAAAGCTCAAACTTTGGCAAAGGGCGAACAAATTTGGACGGAGTGCGTTGCCATCGACAATTCAGACAAACACGAGACCAAGCCCGTAAAGGAATGCTTGGAAAAGTTCCCCCTAAGTGCGGAGAGGAAATAG